The nucleotide sequence ATGGCCACCACCTCGACACCGAAGTCGTGCAGCTGGGCCATCACCCGGGTGCCGATGTTGCCCAGCCCGACCACCACCACGTGCCCGGACCGGTCCGGCTGGATCCGGCCGGCGTGCAGGGCGAGGCGGGCGTTCACGATGCCGTCGACCACGGCGGCCGTGATGAGCGGGATCAGGGCCAGCCCGGCCAGGTTGAGCACCACCTGCATGATCTGCGCGGCGACCGGCTTGGCGAGATCGGGATCCTGCCCGCTCAGCGTGGTCACCAGGGTGAGGTAGAGCGCGTCGGACCAGTTGACGTGGGCGGCCCGGGCGTTGAGCCAGCCGAGCACGGCGATCACCGCCAGCAGTACCAGCACGGCCACGCCGATCTTGCGGGTGGCGAAGCTGCGGAGCGCGCGGAGCAGCACCGCGACCGGCTGCCGGCGGCGGCGGGCCCGCACCAGGCGGCGGGCGGCCAGCTCGGTGCCGGGCGGCCGGCCGGTCGCCTCGGCCAGCACCACGTCGGCGGAGGCCTCGTCGGCGGGCAGCACCCGGACCAGCTCCGGGTCGGTGGTCACGGCCAGGCCGCTGACCACGTCCTGCGGGCGTACGTCGGCGCGGCGCGCCACGTAGAGGGTGCGGCCGGCGTGCCGGAAATGGGTGGGTGCCAGCTCGCCGAGGGCGGCGGCCACGAACGCCGGGGCGGAGATCGAGGCGTCGGAGAGCACCGCCGAGTCGGGGAAGAGCTGCCGCACCCCGTTGGCCAGGCTGGTGTTGAACATCCGGACCACGAGACGCAGCCGCGGCTCGACCTCCTGGGCGCAGAGCGCGGCGTGCATGTTGCCCACGTCGTCCTGGTGCAGCAGGGCCAGGCCGTCCGCCCCGGCCAGCCCGGCGCGGCGGAAGGTGGCCTCGTCGAGCCGGTCCGCGCGGACGACCTGGACACCCGGCAGGTCCCGGCCGTCCGGCCCCTCGGAGCGGCGGCGCTCCGGCACGACCAGGGTCACCCGGACCCGGCCGGCGGGCGGGTCGGTGGCGAGCAGCGCCCGGACCACCCAGTAGGCCAGCGGGTCCGAGCCGCAGACCACGTAGTGGGGACGGATGTCGCCGTTCATCTTGAGCCGCCATCCGGTCGCCCGGCGCGCGCGGTCGCGGAGGGGCTCGGCCATGCCCGGATCGTAGTCAGCCGCTCGCAGCGCGCGCAGCCCCCTCGATCATCAGCGCATGGTGCGGGCCGCTACGGGTAGAGCACCGGCATGCAGACGTTCCTGCCGTATCCGGACTTCCTGGCCAGCGCCCGGACGCTGGACCAGAAGCGGCTGGGCAAGCAGCGCGTGGAGACCATCCAGGTGCTGCGCGGGCTGACCCGCCCGGACTACGGCTGGCGCAACCACCCGGCGGTGAAGATGTGGGCCGGGTACGAGGAGGCGCTGACCCGCTACGGCCTGGACATGTGCGCCGTGTGGTGCGAGCCGGGCCGGGCGGACACCTGCGCGGCCACCATGGCCACCGACCTCGCCACGGCCTGCGGCATCGCCGTCATCCGCACCCAGGCGGAGCTGGCCGAGGCCGGCGAGCTGCCGCCCTGGCTGGGCCGGGACGATCTGCACCGCAGCCACCGGTCGTCGCTGCTGCGCAAGGACCCGGCGCACTACGGCCCGCAGTTCGACGGCGTCCCGCCCGACCTCGAGTACGTGTGGCCGGCGTCGGACCGGCCACGCCGTTGTCTCCTGCCGCCAGCCGGGTGACCGGGCAGACTGGAGGCACCCGTCGGGCGGAGGTGCGCGTGGCACTGTCGCGAGTGGCCGGTCGGCTCATCGGCGTACGCCGGCAGGTGGTGGACCCCGGCGGCGGTGGCGCCCCGCGCGTGCCGCGCCCGGTGCGGGCCGTGGTGGTCGGCGGTGGCATCGCCGGCATGTCGGCGGCCGTGGTGCTGGCCGAACGCGGCGTCGAGGTGACCGTGCTGGAGGCGGCGCCGCACCTGGGCGGCCGGCTCGGCGCCTGGCCGGAGGAGCTGCCGCACGGCGTCCAGCGCAACGAGCACGGCTTCCACGCCTTCTTCCGGCAGTACTGGAACTGGCGGAACATCCTGCGCCGGGCCGACCCGGCCCTGAACTTCCTCAGGCCGGTCCCCGGCTACCCGATCCTCTCCGCCGAGTGGCCGGCGGAGGAGTTCGGGCGGCTGCCGCCCGCGCCGCCGGCCAACCTGCTGGCCCTGCTGCTGCGCAGCCCGAGCCTGCGCCTGGCCGACCTGCGGGCCATGGACCGGGACGCCGCGCTGCCGCTGCTGGCCTACGACCCGGTGCGCACCTACGCCGAGTTCGACACCCGCACCGCCGACGAGCTGCTCACCTCGCTGCGGCTGCCCGACCGGGCCCGCGCCATGCTGTTCGAGGTCTTCTCGCACTCGTTCTTCAACCACGAGGCCGAGATGTCGGCCGCCGAGATGATCGCCCAGTTCCACTTCTACCTGCTCGGTAACCCGGAGGGGCTGGCCTTCGACTGCCCGGACCGGGACTACGCCACGGCGATCTGGGAGCCGCTCACCCGGCACGTCGAACGGCACGGCGCCCGGGTGCGCACCGGCACGGCCGCCGCACGGCTGGACCGGACACCCGGTGGCTGGCGGGTGACCACCGCCGGCGGGGACGCGCACGAGGCCGGGCACGTGGTGCTCGCCGTCGACCCGCCCGCGCTCGCCGCGCTGGTCGCCGCCTCTCCCGGCCTGCTCGCGGCGGCCCCCGGGCTGGTGGCGCGGATCCCGGCGTTCGGCCGGCCCGGCCCGCCGTACGCGGTGGCGCGCTACTGGCTGGACGGCGACGTGCGGCCGGACCGGGCGGTGTTCAGCGGGGTGTCGCGGCAGGCCACGCTGGACTCGGTGACCCTCTACCACCGGCTGGAGGACGAGCCGCGGCGCTGGGCGCGACGGACCGGCGGCTCGGTGGTGGAGCTGCACGCGTACGCCTGCGAGCCGGACGTGCCGGCCGAGGAGCTGGCCGAGCGGATGCGCGTGGAGCTGGCGGCGTTGTGGCCGGAGGCGGCCGGCCTGCGGGTGCGCGCGCTGCGTGCCCGGGTCGAGGCGCAGGCCCCCGCGTTCACCCCGGGCAGCCACGCGTGGCGGCCGGGGGTACGCACCGACGCGGCCGGGCTCTACCTGGCCGGCGACGGGATCCGGACCGAGTTCCCGAGCGCGCTCATGGAACGGTCGGCGGCGACCGGGATCGTGGCCGCCAACCACATCCTTCGGGCGGAGGGGGCGGCGGCCGAGCCGGTCCACTCGGTCCGCCCGCGCGGCCTGCTGGCCGGGCGGCATTGATCCGAAACCGGTCATAAGGCCGCAAAAGCTGCACTACGCTCGACTGACTCCGTCGGCACGGGAGGTCGGGAGGGTGAACACGGCGGTGCGGGTGCACGACGAGCGGGACGACGCCTACGGGCTGCTCCGCGACGAGCGGGCGTGCGTCGTCACCGCACTGCGACTGGGCTGGTCGATGGCGGACACCTATCACCACGCGCAGACCGCCGACCTGGCCGACGGCGCCGACCGGCCCGCCGCCGCCCCGCCGAAGCTCTCCAACGTCACCGAGATGCCGGGACGGCTCCGGCTGCGAATGAACCTGGACGGGGTGGAGGTGGCGCTCGCCCAGATCGCCGCACTCACCGCGCCGGGCCGGACGCTCCCGTCCACCGCCACCGCCCGGGCCGCCGCCGGGGCGGATCGCGAACCGCTGCTGCTCGCCCTCGACGAGCTGAACGTGGACGTGCTGCGCTGGACGATGGCCACCAACCACCGGATCGGGCTGGCGTACCGGCTCGGCCGGTCGCTCGCCGACACGGCCCGGCGCGGCGACGCCGACCAGGTGGCCGGGCGGTTCGGCGGGCGGCAGATCCAGCTCAGCCGGTGGCTCGACGAGCTGGCCACCGTGCTGCCCCCGTACTCGGCGGCGGTGGTCCGCCACTCCCTGGCCGCCTGGGCGGCGGCGGTCACCCGGGCCGCGGTCGGCGACCCGGGCGAGGCCGGGCTGACGGAGCTGGCCCGTGAGCTGCCCAACCAGGGCGAGCTGTGGCGGGGCGTGCTCACCGGCGGCCTGCATCCGCGCGACCTGCTGGACGAGGAGAACTGGGCGGTGGTGGCCCGGAACGTGATCATCAGGGACCGGAAGCTGGTGGTGCAGGCGGCCCGGGGGATCTTCTGGCCGGTGCTCGTACCCCTGCTGGTGGTGCTGGTGGCGGTCGTCGGGGTGAGCGCCGCCGCGGCGGCCGGTTCCCCGACCACCCGGGCGGCCGTGGCCCTGGTCGGCCTGGGCGCCGGGCTGACCGCCATCTGGCGGTCGGTGTCCACGCCGGCCCTGTCGGTGGCCGCCGAGGTGAACCGGCCGCTGCTGGAGAGCGAGCTGGTGGTGCAGATGGGTGCCCGGATCGGCCGGCCGCTCAGCGCGGCGCGGGCGGCCGGCCGGACCGCCCGGCCACGGCCCCCGTCCGACGGCGGATCGAAATACGTTGCTCACGTTTCCGGCGTGGATCTACCGTGAGCGCGCAAGGTCAACCACCGCTCCGGGAGCCGTCGATGTCGCTGCGCCACGCCACCACGATGCCGTCGTGGCTGCTCAGCGACGGTTGCCGAGCCGAAGGTCCCCGTGCCGGGTGGCCCGACTGAACGCGCCCGCGCGTCCACGTCGCCGCCGCCCGTCCACACCGGACCGGGCGGCTTTTTGCTGCCGTACCACCGATGCCGTAACCACGATCGTGAAGGGAGAGCCCGGTGGACGCCGTCCTCGTCATCAACGCCGACCTCGGCCCGCTGCACCGGGTCACCGTCCAGCACGCGATCCGGATGCTCTGCCGGCGGGTCGCCGAGATCCACGAGGCCGAGCCGGACCAGGTCATCGGGGTCTTCCCCATGCCGCGGGTGGTCCGCCTCGTCCGGTACGTGGTGACCCGCTGGCGGTTCAACGCCGGCCCGGCCTGGTCCCGGGGCGGGGTGCTGCGCCGCGACGGCCGGCGGTGCGCGTACTGCGACGGCCCGGCCAGCACGATCGACCACATCCTGCCCCGCTCGCGCGGTGGCCGGAACACCTGGGGGAACACCACCGCCGCCTGCTACGGGTGCAACCAGCGCAAGGGCGACCGGACCCCGGCCGAGGCGGGCATGCCGCTGCGGCGGGAGCCGGTGACGCCGAGCTGGGCCGTGCTGGCGCGGTGACGGACGGCCGGCGGGCACAGGGGGTCGCGTCGGAGGTACGCCTCCGG is from Micromonospora terminaliae and encodes:
- a CDS encoding FAD-dependent oxidoreductase, coding for MALSRVAGRLIGVRRQVVDPGGGGAPRVPRPVRAVVVGGGIAGMSAAVVLAERGVEVTVLEAAPHLGGRLGAWPEELPHGVQRNEHGFHAFFRQYWNWRNILRRADPALNFLRPVPGYPILSAEWPAEEFGRLPPAPPANLLALLLRSPSLRLADLRAMDRDAALPLLAYDPVRTYAEFDTRTADELLTSLRLPDRARAMLFEVFSHSFFNHEAEMSAAEMIAQFHFYLLGNPEGLAFDCPDRDYATAIWEPLTRHVERHGARVRTGTAAARLDRTPGGWRVTTAGGDAHEAGHVVLAVDPPALAALVAASPGLLAAAPGLVARIPAFGRPGPPYAVARYWLDGDVRPDRAVFSGVSRQATLDSVTLYHRLEDEPRRWARRTGGSVVELHAYACEPDVPAEELAERMRVELAALWPEAAGLRVRALRARVEAQAPAFTPGSHAWRPGVRTDAAGLYLAGDGIRTEFPSALMERSAATGIVAANHILRAEGAAAEPVHSVRPRGLLAGRH
- a CDS encoding potassium channel protein, which produces MAEPLRDRARRATGWRLKMNGDIRPHYVVCGSDPLAYWVVRALLATDPPAGRVRVTLVVPERRRSEGPDGRDLPGVQVVRADRLDEATFRRAGLAGADGLALLHQDDVGNMHAALCAQEVEPRLRLVVRMFNTSLANGVRQLFPDSAVLSDASISAPAFVAAALGELAPTHFRHAGRTLYVARRADVRPQDVVSGLAVTTDPELVRVLPADEASADVVLAEATGRPPGTELAARRLVRARRRRQPVAVLLRALRSFATRKIGVAVLVLLAVIAVLGWLNARAAHVNWSDALYLTLVTTLSGQDPDLAKPVAAQIMQVVLNLAGLALIPLITAAVVDGIVNARLALHAGRIQPDRSGHVVVVGLGNIGTRVMAQLHDFGVEVVAIDKNPEARGAPLAHRLGVPLIIGDAGQEETLRAASVDTSQALVVVSTDDGVNLRAALNARSLDPDLRVVLRLFDGDFAERIQQAFGIGISRSVSYLAAPAFAAAMLDRAVIATIPVDRHALLVTEVPVVAGSPLDGRPLGAVARPGEVRLLAYTRAGQKTEWSTDPRMVIHAGDRLTVVARRAGLTALLRETTPVPPPAPAGAPAPRQPDE
- a CDS encoding MSMEG_6728 family protein translates to MQTFLPYPDFLASARTLDQKRLGKQRVETIQVLRGLTRPDYGWRNHPAVKMWAGYEEALTRYGLDMCAVWCEPGRADTCAATMATDLATACGIAVIRTQAELAEAGELPPWLGRDDLHRSHRSSLLRKDPAHYGPQFDGVPPDLEYVWPASDRPRRCLLPPAG
- a CDS encoding HNH endonuclease, with translation MDAVLVINADLGPLHRVTVQHAIRMLCRRVAEIHEAEPDQVIGVFPMPRVVRLVRYVVTRWRFNAGPAWSRGGVLRRDGRRCAYCDGPASTIDHILPRSRGGRNTWGNTTAACYGCNQRKGDRTPAEAGMPLRREPVTPSWAVLAR